A single region of the Dunckerocampus dactyliophorus isolate RoL2022-P2 chromosome 3, RoL_Ddac_1.1, whole genome shotgun sequence genome encodes:
- the LOC129178695 gene encoding beta-1,3-galactosyltransferase 2-like isoform X3 has product MQHEPSFLCRQAVPHRRGCGGRRRHSFFFILAVSVLLFFCSRNMEDVASDWRPTFWMQYMATKWWTRLKTEAFLNVSTNNLFGVTSETSPVSQSPYIVAYPHEYHFIINEPKKCEDQKSFVVLMVPVAPHNRRQRDIIRRTWGGNRVVLGKVVTVLFLLGLHTGEPVPHMEEHLQQESIEHQDLIQSSFQDCYNNLTIKTMVMLEWLNFYCSEVSYAMKIDSDIFLNVPNLITMLLNAQKTNYMTGLVAREAAVLRDHTSKWYLPVDIYPKPQYPRYALGLAYVLSLDLPKKLLEASRHVKAIYIEDVYLGLCMEYLNIPPTDPPNWDYFQVFPVPYNRCSYSRLVATTLDNNTDLLWVWKDFNQAGKSC; this is encoded by the exons aTGCAGCACGAACCTTCATTTTTATG CAGACAAGCAGTCCCACACAGGAGAGGTTGCGGTGGAAGACGACGgcactcctttttttttattctggcagtgtcagtacttttgtttttctgcagcaGAAACATGGAAGATGTTGCATCTGACTGGAGACCTACATTTTGGATGCAGTATATGGCAACCAAATGGTGGACTCGGTTGAAAACTGAAGCGTTTCTCAATGTCTCAACGAACAACCTTTTTGGAGTTACTTCTGAAACTTCTCCAGTTAGTCAAAGTCCATATATCGTGGCTTACCCCCATGAGTATCACTTCATTATAAATgagccaaaaaaatgtgaagatCAGAAATCTTTTGTGGTTCTCATGGTTCCTGTGGCGCCTCACAACAGGCGACAGCGCGACATCATTCGCAGGACCTGGGGTGGCAACAGGGTGGTGTTGGGCAAAGTAGTAACTGTCCTTTTCCTGTTGGGGCTCCATACTGGAGAACCGGTGCCACATATGGAAGAACATTTGCAGCAAGAGAGCATTGAGCACCAGGACCTGATCCAGAGCAGTTTTCAGGACTGCTACAATAACCTGACCATCAAAACCATGGTGATGCTTGAGTGGCTCAACTTCTACTGCTCTGAAGTCTCTTATGCTATGAAGATCGATTCTGACATCTTCCTCAATGTGCCAAATCTCATTACCATGTTGCTGAATGCTCAAAAGACAAACTACATGACTGGACTTGTGGCTAGAGAAGCAGCAGTCCTAAGAGATCACACCTCCAAGTGGTACCTCCCAGTGGATATTTACCCGAAACCTCAGTACCCGCGTTATGCTTTGGGTCTGGCATATGTTCTGTCTTTGGACCTGCCGAAAAAGCTTTTAGAGGCTTCCAGACATGTCAAAGCCATTTACATTGAAGATGTGTATTTGGGCTTGTGCATGGAATACTTGAACATCCCTCCTACAGACCCTCCAAATTGGGATTACTTCCAGGTCTTTCCTGTGCCGTACAATCGCTGTTCTTATTCCAGACTAGTTGCCACCACCTTGGACAATAATACTGATCTTCTGTGGGTTTGGAAAGACTTCAATCAAGCAGGGAAGTCCTGCTGA
- the LOC129178695 gene encoding beta-1,3-galactosyltransferase 2-like isoform X2: MDNSFHREENMDMEESCERQAVPHRRGCGGRRRHSFFFILAVSVLLFFCSRNMEDVASDWRPTFWMQYMATKWWTRLKTEAFLNVSTNNLFGVTSETSPVSQSPYIVAYPHEYHFIINEPKKCEDQKSFVVLMVPVAPHNRRQRDIIRRTWGGNRVVLGKVVTVLFLLGLHTGEPVPHMEEHLQQESIEHQDLIQSSFQDCYNNLTIKTMVMLEWLNFYCSEVSYAMKIDSDIFLNVPNLITMLLNAQKTNYMTGLVAREAAVLRDHTSKWYLPVDIYPKPQYPRYALGLAYVLSLDLPKKLLEASRHVKAIYIEDVYLGLCMEYLNIPPTDPPNWDYFQVFPVPYNRCSYSRLVATTLDNNTDLLWVWKDFNQAGKSC, from the exons ATGGATAATAGCTTTCATCGTGAGGAGAACATGGACATGGAAGAGAGTTGTGAAAG ACAAGCAGTCCCACACAGGAGAGGTTGCGGTGGAAGACGACGgcactcctttttttttattctggcagtgtcagtacttttgtttttctgcagcaGAAACATGGAAGATGTTGCATCTGACTGGAGACCTACATTTTGGATGCAGTATATGGCAACCAAATGGTGGACTCGGTTGAAAACTGAAGCGTTTCTCAATGTCTCAACGAACAACCTTTTTGGAGTTACTTCTGAAACTTCTCCAGTTAGTCAAAGTCCATATATCGTGGCTTACCCCCATGAGTATCACTTCATTATAAATgagccaaaaaaatgtgaagatCAGAAATCTTTTGTGGTTCTCATGGTTCCTGTGGCGCCTCACAACAGGCGACAGCGCGACATCATTCGCAGGACCTGGGGTGGCAACAGGGTGGTGTTGGGCAAAGTAGTAACTGTCCTTTTCCTGTTGGGGCTCCATACTGGAGAACCGGTGCCACATATGGAAGAACATTTGCAGCAAGAGAGCATTGAGCACCAGGACCTGATCCAGAGCAGTTTTCAGGACTGCTACAATAACCTGACCATCAAAACCATGGTGATGCTTGAGTGGCTCAACTTCTACTGCTCTGAAGTCTCTTATGCTATGAAGATCGATTCTGACATCTTCCTCAATGTGCCAAATCTCATTACCATGTTGCTGAATGCTCAAAAGACAAACTACATGACTGGACTTGTGGCTAGAGAAGCAGCAGTCCTAAGAGATCACACCTCCAAGTGGTACCTCCCAGTGGATATTTACCCGAAACCTCAGTACCCGCGTTATGCTTTGGGTCTGGCATATGTTCTGTCTTTGGACCTGCCGAAAAAGCTTTTAGAGGCTTCCAGACATGTCAAAGCCATTTACATTGAAGATGTGTATTTGGGCTTGTGCATGGAATACTTGAACATCCCTCCTACAGACCCTCCAAATTGGGATTACTTCCAGGTCTTTCCTGTGCCGTACAATCGCTGTTCTTATTCCAGACTAGTTGCCACCACCTTGGACAATAATACTGATCTTCTGTGGGTTTGGAAAGACTTCAATCAAGCAGGGAAGTCCTGCTGA
- the LOC129178695 gene encoding beta-1,3-galactosyltransferase 2-like isoform X1, giving the protein MDNSFHREENMDMEESCESRQAVPHRRGCGGRRRHSFFFILAVSVLLFFCSRNMEDVASDWRPTFWMQYMATKWWTRLKTEAFLNVSTNNLFGVTSETSPVSQSPYIVAYPHEYHFIINEPKKCEDQKSFVVLMVPVAPHNRRQRDIIRRTWGGNRVVLGKVVTVLFLLGLHTGEPVPHMEEHLQQESIEHQDLIQSSFQDCYNNLTIKTMVMLEWLNFYCSEVSYAMKIDSDIFLNVPNLITMLLNAQKTNYMTGLVAREAAVLRDHTSKWYLPVDIYPKPQYPRYALGLAYVLSLDLPKKLLEASRHVKAIYIEDVYLGLCMEYLNIPPTDPPNWDYFQVFPVPYNRCSYSRLVATTLDNNTDLLWVWKDFNQAGKSC; this is encoded by the exons ATGGATAATAGCTTTCATCGTGAGGAGAACATGGACATGGAAGAGAGTTGTGAAAG CAGACAAGCAGTCCCACACAGGAGAGGTTGCGGTGGAAGACGACGgcactcctttttttttattctggcagtgtcagtacttttgtttttctgcagcaGAAACATGGAAGATGTTGCATCTGACTGGAGACCTACATTTTGGATGCAGTATATGGCAACCAAATGGTGGACTCGGTTGAAAACTGAAGCGTTTCTCAATGTCTCAACGAACAACCTTTTTGGAGTTACTTCTGAAACTTCTCCAGTTAGTCAAAGTCCATATATCGTGGCTTACCCCCATGAGTATCACTTCATTATAAATgagccaaaaaaatgtgaagatCAGAAATCTTTTGTGGTTCTCATGGTTCCTGTGGCGCCTCACAACAGGCGACAGCGCGACATCATTCGCAGGACCTGGGGTGGCAACAGGGTGGTGTTGGGCAAAGTAGTAACTGTCCTTTTCCTGTTGGGGCTCCATACTGGAGAACCGGTGCCACATATGGAAGAACATTTGCAGCAAGAGAGCATTGAGCACCAGGACCTGATCCAGAGCAGTTTTCAGGACTGCTACAATAACCTGACCATCAAAACCATGGTGATGCTTGAGTGGCTCAACTTCTACTGCTCTGAAGTCTCTTATGCTATGAAGATCGATTCTGACATCTTCCTCAATGTGCCAAATCTCATTACCATGTTGCTGAATGCTCAAAAGACAAACTACATGACTGGACTTGTGGCTAGAGAAGCAGCAGTCCTAAGAGATCACACCTCCAAGTGGTACCTCCCAGTGGATATTTACCCGAAACCTCAGTACCCGCGTTATGCTTTGGGTCTGGCATATGTTCTGTCTTTGGACCTGCCGAAAAAGCTTTTAGAGGCTTCCAGACATGTCAAAGCCATTTACATTGAAGATGTGTATTTGGGCTTGTGCATGGAATACTTGAACATCCCTCCTACAGACCCTCCAAATTGGGATTACTTCCAGGTCTTTCCTGTGCCGTACAATCGCTGTTCTTATTCCAGACTAGTTGCCACCACCTTGGACAATAATACTGATCTTCTGTGGGTTTGGAAAGACTTCAATCAAGCAGGGAAGTCCTGCTGA